Part of the Imperialibacter roseus genome, GTTTTGATATGTACCTTGTCTATTCTCATTATACCAGGCTTAATAAGGATTCAGTGCCTTTTTTCACTTCCTTGATTTTGGATTGAATGTCTTTTAGCTCCATATAAAAGTCTTCAATATTCTCCTTGTGCTTGCTCTTTTGCCATACATCTTTGGCAAGCATGGGTTTATCAGAAGTTTTGAGTACTTCTTCAATGCTCAGTTCTTTACTCATCTTCTTGGTATTTTTAGGTTTTCTTTTCTTCTGTTGTTTCTGCTGTTCCAGGTGCTTTTTCTTTTCTGCCTCTATGCGGTTTAGCAATTCCGAAGCAGGCTCATCATTGGGGTCTTGTGGCACCAATTTTCCTTCAAAGGCTTTCTTTAAAATTGATTGGCGAAGGGCTTCTGACTTTTGAAGGCCGGATTCAATTGTCCTTTCAAGATTTTCAACAACTGAAAACTGTGCATCAAGAATCTGAATTATTAAGTTTTGTTCTTCAATTGATGGGATCACTAAAGGGGTCTGTCGTATAGTTCCCATAGATAGGGATGGTTGAGCCACAGCCTTTACGGTAACCATCAGTATGTCTTTTCCCATAGGAGATTGGTAAAAGAACTCAAGATATTTGCTATCAATATTTCCATACGGCCTTGCCATACCAATGTTTGGCCCTAAGAAGTAATTAGAATACTTAGGTACGACAGCAACATTTCCTGTGCCCGCACCTACAAAAACCACAAGTAATTCACCACCGCTTAGCCGAGATCTTTTCAAATTTGAGACGGTCTCTGACTTAATCCTTGAATAGTCTGTTCTTTTAAAACCATTGGGACCAGCATTCTCAGCTTTAATTACTGACAAGTCTCCATCTTCATCATAACTGACGTATTTGGTGTACTCAAAACCAGCAAGCTTAGTTATGAAGGTAACTAAACCTAGCTGAGACCAATCCCAACCTTTAGGTAATTCCCATTTTTTACTTTCATGAAAATCATTTGGTTTTTCGGGAACAATTGGTTTGCTAGGCCTTGAAGGTCTTTGTTCTTTCTTCCCATCCTTCTCCCAAGCCTTCACTGCAGCTTTCCAGTCTTTGAGTTCTTGTTCGTAGCGTTTTTTGCGTTCTTCTTTGATGCGTTCCAGTAGTTTTTCTGCGGGTTCAGGCTTGTTTTCTTTGCGCCATTGCTCAGTGAGTTTGCCTTCAAAAGCATGTTTCAACAAAGCCTGCCGATAGACCTTCAATTGGTTTTGTGCCAATTTGAGATTGGCCATCCCATTGTCCAAATCGCTGAAAAGTTCTTCGATTTTGGAAACGATACGTTGTTGTTCGTTGAGTGGGGGAAGAAATATTGAAATGCTTGCAAGGTTGGAACTAGAAATTGCCTTAAAAGTTGTTCCGGTTCCTAGGTCTGAGATTTTATTTTCAATCGACCTTAATTGAAATAGTAAAAATTTACTGTGCATCCCCGAAAAACTTTTTATTCCTGCAAGCCCCCTTCCAATAGAGCTTTTTTCAGGTGCTAAGTTTGTAGGCCCTACAGGTGCTCTTACAGATATAAGAATATCGTCTTTGTCAACTATTTTTAGTGGATCACTACAAAATTTGTTAATGTATGGATATAGCTCTTGAAATTCCGTCTTTCCTTGAAAAAATGGCAAACCAATACCCTCATTGTTATATGTTGAAGATGGTGGTGATTGCCCCATATTCAGATAAGTAATATTACCCAAATCTTGGACTACCCAACCAATAGGTATTTCAGAATTCTTATCCATCTACGCTACCAATTCTTTGTTCAGTTCATCAATAATTTCATCCATGCCGCTTTTTGTATCAATAATGGCTTTGTTTTTTGTTTATAAACTAAAAGTACGTCAATTTATAGTTCAAGTGTTGGCAAAAGTTCAAGCTCTTTTGTTTTTTTTGTACTGGCTTTGCGTGTATGCAAAAACCAAATGTGCTTGAATGTGCGTTGGCTCAT contains:
- a CDS encoding restriction endonuclease subunit S, translated to MDKNSEIPIGWVVQDLGNITYLNMGQSPPSSTYNNEGIGLPFFQGKTEFQELYPYINKFCSDPLKIVDKDDILISVRAPVGPTNLAPEKSSIGRGLAGIKSFSGMHSKFLLFQLRSIENKISDLGTGTTFKAISSSNLASISIFLPPLNEQQRIVSKIEELFSDLDNGMANLKLAQNQLKVYRQALLKHAFEGKLTEQWRKENKPEPAEKLLERIKEERKKRYEQELKDWKAAVKAWEKDGKKEQRPSRPSKPIVPEKPNDFHESKKWELPKGWDWSQLGLVTFITKLAGFEYTKYVSYDEDGDLSVIKAENAGPNGFKRTDYSRIKSETVSNLKRSRLSGGELLVVFVGAGTGNVAVVPKYSNYFLGPNIGMARPYGNIDSKYLEFFYQSPMGKDILMVTVKAVAQPSLSMGTIRQTPLVIPSIEEQNLIIQILDAQFSVVENLERTIESGLQKSEALRQSILKKAFEGKLVPQDPNDEPASELLNRIEAEKKKHLEQQKQQKKRKPKNTKKMSKELSIEEVLKTSDKPMLAKDVWQKSKHKENIEDFYMELKDIQSKIKEVKKGTESLLSLV